The genomic DNA AGCCTGCCTCTTTCGCGATTTCGCGTGTCGTTGCACGATGGAATCCTTTTTTCTTAAACAGCTTGACAGCACCTTGAATGATCTGTTCACGCCGTTTCTCTATGAGTCCTTCATCTTTCACAGATGATTGTACTTGATGTTTTGTTTCCATACTGCACCCCCGCTTATTTTGTTAGCATACGGGAGATTACGAGACGTTGAATTTCTTGTGTTCCTTCGTAAATTTGCGTAATTTTTGCATCTCGCATGAAGCGCTCTACCGGATAGTCTTTCGTATAGCCATAACCGCCGTACACTTGAACCGCATCCGTCGTCACTTTCATCGCCGTATCTCCAGCCATTAGCTTCGCCATTGCGGATTCTTTTCCGTATGGTAAGTCATTCGATTCCAGCCAAGCCGCTTGATACGTCAGCAATCTTGACGCTTCCGTTGCCGTTGCCATATCTGCTAATTTGAAGCCAATGCCTTGGTTTGCTGCAATTGGTTTGCCGAACTGCACGCGCTCTTTCGCATAGTCAACAGATGCATCTAGCGCACCTTGGGCAATTCCAACTGCTTGCGCCGCAATGCCATTACGTCCGCCGTCGAGTGTTTTCATCGCAATGATGAAGCCATCTCCTTCTGCTCCCAGTAGATTTTCCTTTGGTACACGGCAATTGTCAAACATGATTTCCGTTGTTGGAGAAGAACGAATGCCCAGTTTCTTTTCTTTTTTCCCGACCGAGAAGCCTGGGAAATCTTTCTCAACGATAAATGCGCTTGTGCCTTTATGCTTCGAGTCTGGATCTGTCACAGCAAAGACGATATACGTGTCCGCAATACCACCGTTTGTAATGAAAATTTTCGAACCGTTGAGAACATAATCATCCCCGTCTAATTTCGCCGTTGTCCGCATACCGCCTGCATCTGAACCTGAGCCTGGTTCTGTTAACCCGTATGCACCGATTTTTGAGCCTTCTGCCATTGGACGCAAATATTTTTGCTTCTGTTCTTCCGTCCCGTACTTGAATACCGGCCAGCCTGCTAAAGACGTATGTGCAGAAAGTGTTACCCCTGTAGATGCACAGACACGCGACAATTCTTCGATTGCTATACAATACGCAAGGTAGTCACTACCGATGCCGCCATACTCTTCCGGCCAAGGGATTCCTGTCAAACCAAGCTCCGCCATTTTTTTGAAGAGATCCATATCAAAGCGTTCTTCTTCATCCCGTTCAGCTGCTGTTGGCGCGACTTCGTTTTCAGCAAAATCACGTACCATTTTACGGATCATTTCGTGTTCTTCGGATAATTGAAAGTTCATGTCATTTCCCCCTATTTTCCCTTTTATTTCGTTAAGTGTTTGGCAATCACAATACGTTGAATTTCACTTGTTCCTTCGTAAATTTCCGTGACTTTGGCGTCACGGAAGTAGCGCTCGACTGGATAATCCTCTGTATAGCCATAGCCTCCGAATACTTGAACCGCTTCGATGGAACCTTCTACTGCCGCTTTCGAAGCGAATAGTTTCGCCATGGAGGCTTCTTTTCCACAAGGCAATCCTGCTGCACGCAACTGCGCCGCACGGTAGACAAGCAATCTTGCCGCTTCGACTGCTGTTGCCATATCCGCGAGCTTGAAGCCTACCCCTTGCTGCAATGCAATCGGTTTACCAAACTGTACACGTTCTTTCGCATAGCCCGTCGCCGCTTCAAGTGCCGCCTCTGCAATACCAAGCGATTGCGCCGCAATACCGATTCGACCTACATCCAGATTTGCCATCGCAATTTTAAAGCCTTCGCCTTCTTCACCAAGACGGTTTTTGGCAGGTACATGCATATTATCAAACGATAACTCCACTG from Sporosarcina sp. FSL K6-1522 includes the following:
- a CDS encoding acyl-CoA dehydrogenase; amino-acid sequence: MNFQLSEEHEMIRKMVRDFAENEVAPTAAERDEEERFDMDLFKKMAELGLTGIPWPEEYGGIGSDYLAYCIAIEELSRVCASTGVTLSAHTSLAGWPVFKYGTEEQKQKYLRPMAEGSKIGAYGLTEPGSGSDAGGMRTTAKLDGDDYVLNGSKIFITNGGIADTYIVFAVTDPDSKHKGTSAFIVEKDFPGFSVGKKEKKLGIRSSPTTEIMFDNCRVPKENLLGAEGDGFIIAMKTLDGGRNGIAAQAVGIAQGALDASVDYAKERVQFGKPIAANQGIGFKLADMATATEASRLLTYQAAWLESNDLPYGKESAMAKLMAGDTAMKVTTDAVQVYGGYGYTKDYPVERFMRDAKITQIYEGTQEIQRLVISRMLTK